In Colletotrichum lupini chromosome 6, complete sequence, a single window of DNA contains:
- a CDS encoding major facilitator superfamily transporter has translation MPRMAAANAFPLSFCRSASPRPRLIPLPLNHRASNFMMHHEPDAKMFDPATQKKTVDSGAPASDIEDTSVSSAKDILENEGEDPVLAMKMHLVNDANDEIGWTNFHWKLFVLNGFGYAVDSLIALVQSVTNAGAMLELGKPSTYSNAGTVSLYVGLLIGAIFWGFGADIIGRRIAFNVTLLITSLATIVSGASPNIESWGFFTALSAFGAGGNLVLDPTVFLEFLPSNKQWTVTALALWWGFGQALVGFIAWGFLTQERWNCTEGMDCNWSNNPGWRYVSFTSGAFVFVASVARVTVMRLQETPKYLLSVGRDEDLVRNYQKMAQKYNRPCSLTLEKLTACGQIKNAGQSRNNFKFVLRELGAHVKGLFYTKRMTLSTVLVWLSWTLIGLAYPLFYVFLPSYLASRVPDSTETPFETWRNYTLTNISGIPGPIIAGYLANLPRIGRKHTMAIGALLSMAFFFGYTAVSTADQNIGLSCAIACAINIYYGTLYAYTVEVFPSAHRATGNGIAVAFNRLMGIVSAFVASSGNTATSVPLYVCAALFGVMAGVSALFPFEPYGKRSS, from the exons ATGCCGCGGATGGCGGCGGCCAACGCG TTCCCTCTCTCATTCTGTCGCTCCGcttctcctcgtcctcgccTCATCCCTCTCCCTCTAAACCACCGAGCGTCCAACTTCATGATGCATCACGAACCGGACGCAAAGATGTTCGATCCGGCGACGCAGAAGAAGACGGTCGACTCCGGGGCTCCGGCCTCTGACATCGAAGACACCTCCGTCAGCTCGGCAAAAGACATTCTGGAAAATGAGGGCGAGGACCCCGTGCTCGCAATGAAAATGCACCTCGTCAATGAC GCAAACGATGAAATTGGCTGGACAAACTTCCACTGGAAGCTCTTCGTCCTCAATGGCTTCGGCTACGCCGTCGACTCGCTCATCGCCTTGGTCCAGTCCGTCACCAACGCCGGTGCGATGCTCGAACTCGGCAAGCCGTCCACCTACTCGAACGCCGGCACCGTCTCGCTGTACGTGGGCCTGCTCATCGGAGCAATTTTCTGGGGCTTCGGCGCGGATATCATCGGACGGAGGATCGCGTTCAACGTTACGCTGCTCATCACGTCTCTCGCGACAATCGTCTCGGGTGCGAGCCCCAATATCGAATCGTGGGGCTTCTTCACCGCGCTATCGGCGTTCGGAGCTGGTGGTAACCTGGTGCTCGATCCGACGGTCTTTCTCGAATTCCTTCCGAGTAATAAGCAGTGGACAGTCACGGCGCTTGCATTGTGGTGGGGTTTCGGACAGGCTCTGGTGGGCTTCATTGCGTGGGGATTCTTGA CCCAGGAGCGATGGAATTGCACCGAGGGTATGGACTGCAACTGGTCCAACAACCCCGGCTGGCGCTACGTCTCCTTCACTTCGGGTGCCTTCGTCTTCGTCGCGTCTGTTGCGCGAGTGACCGTCATGCGCCTGCAGGAGACGCCAAAGTACCTCCTCAGCGTCGGCCGCGATGAAGACCTGGTGCGCAACTATCAAAAGATGGCGCAAAAGTACAACCGACCCTGTTCGCTCACGCTGGAGAAGTTGACGGCGTGCGGCCAGATCAAGAACGCCGGCCAGAGCAGAAACAACTTCAAGTTTGTGCTTCGCGAGTTGGGTGCTCACGTCAAGGGTCTCTTTTACACCAAAAGAATGACGCTTAGCACTGTATTGGTTTGGTTGTCATGGACGCTGATCGGTCTGGCTTATCCCCTGTTCTACGTCTTCCTGCC ATCATATCTTGCCTCGAGAGTGCCGGACAGCACCGAGACACCATTCGAGACGTGGCGAAACTACACGTTGACCAATATTTCTGGCATTCCCGGTCCGATCATCGCTGGTTACCTTGCCAATCTTCCTCGCATCGGCCGCAAGCACACAATGGCCATCGGCGCTTTGCTCTCAATGGCGTTCTTCTTTGGTTACACAGCAGTGTCGACCGCTGACCAGAACATCGGTCTCAGTTGCGCGATTG CCTGTGCAATCAATATCTACTACGGTACACTCTACGCCTACACAGTCGAGGTTTTCCCCTCAGCCCATCGCGCCACGGGTAACGGTATCGCCGTCGCCTTCAACCGTCTCATGGGTATCGTGTCTGCTTTCGTGGCGAGCAGCGGCAACACCGCCACGTCGGTTCCTTTGTATGTCTGCGCGGCACTATTCGGAGTCATGGCCGGCGTATCCGCCTTGTTTCCCTTTGAGCCATATGGAAAGAGAAGCTCCTAG